From a single Phragmites australis chromosome 7, lpPhrAust1.1, whole genome shotgun sequence genomic region:
- the LOC133923737 gene encoding uncharacterized protein LOC133923737, which yields MVLFDVADFGTAYNVILRRQAMAQFMAIAHYAYQVIKLPRPAGAITVVGNAKTAMRCEKRSLDMVELTPGSQPITTEPTGRPVKVHVVTNPDNWLKAVSLDDTDPSKTVQTGATLDTK from the coding sequence ATGGTCCTGTTTGATGTGGCCGACTTCGGGACCGCGTACAACGTGATCCTCAGGCGACAAgcaatggcccagttcatggccatAGCCCACTATGCGTACCAAGTGATAAAACTCCCTAGACCAGCAGGGGCCATCACCGTTGTGGGCAATGCAAAAACGGCCATGCGTTGTGagaagaggagcctcgacatggtcgagttAACTCCCGGGTCGCAACCCATAACCACCGAACCTACTGGGCGACCAGTGAAGGTTCATGTAGTCACCAACCCAGATAATTGGCTCAAGGCGGTAAGCCTGGATGACACCGACCCATCCAAGACGGTCCAGACTGGGGCCACGCTAGAcaccaaatag